Proteins from a genomic interval of Centroberyx gerrardi isolate f3 chromosome 23, fCenGer3.hap1.cur.20231027, whole genome shotgun sequence:
- the hmgb3a gene encoding high mobility group protein B3a, with translation MAKGDPRKPKGRMSAYAFFIQTCREEHNKKTPEIPVNFADFSRKCSGRWKTMTSKEKGKFEELARQDKIRFDQEMQHYAPGRKKGKKKDPNAPKRPPSGFFIFCSEHRPKVKAQDPSLGIGDVAKKLGETWNNLTDASKQPYLQKANKLKDKYRKDVADYKSKGKVCPKPTMKNNHDDDDDDDEEDDDEEEEEEEEEEDDE, from the exons ATGGCCAAG GGGGACCCCAGGAAGCCCAAGGGCAGGATGTCAGCCTATGCCTTCTTCATCCAGACGTGCCGCGAGGAGCACAACAAGAAGACTCCAGAGATTCCTGTCAACTTTGCCGATTTTTCCAGGAAGTGCTCTGGAAGGTGGAAG ACGATGACCAGTAAGGAGAAGGGCAAATTTGAGGAGCTGGCTCGGCAGGACAAGATCCGGTTTGACCAGGAGATGCAGCACTACGCACCTGGcaggaagaagggaaagaagaagGATCCCAACGCACCCAAGAGACCACC TTCTGGGTTCTTTATCTTCTGTTCGGAGCACCGGCCAAAGGTCAAGGCCCAGGATCCCAGTTTGGGTATCGGGGATGTGGCCAAGAAACTAGGAGAGACGTGGAACAACCTGACGGATGCCAGCAAGCAGCCCTACCTGCAGAAGGCCAACAAACTCAAGGACAAGTACCGCAAG GATGTTGCAGACTACAAGTCAAAGGGCAAGGTGTGCCCAAAACCCACGATGAAGAACAACcatgacgacgatgatgatgacgatgaggaAGACgacgatgaagaggaggaggaggaggaggaggaggaagatgatgaatAG